Proteins found in one Zea mays cultivar B73 chromosome 1, Zm-B73-REFERENCE-NAM-5.0, whole genome shotgun sequence genomic segment:
- the LOC109943600 gene encoding probable tRNA N6-adenosine threonylcarbamoyltransferase: MDVSFSGILSFIEAAAIEKLKNNECTPADLCYSLQETIFAMLVEITESAMAHCDSKDVLIVGGVGCNKRLQEMMKIMCSERGGRLFATDDRYCIDNGAMIAYTGLLAYAHGMTTPLEESTFTQRFRTDEVHAIWREKEMPVLKNTHSDAIAEVSIDEASMATPIVIDY; encoded by the exons ATGGATGTGTCATTTAGTGGCATATTGAGCTTTATTGAAGCTGCGGCGATTGAAAAGCTTAAAAATAATGAGTGCACACCTGCGGACCTATGCTACTCATTGCAG GAAACTATCTTTGCCATGCTTGTCGAAATTACTGAAAGTGCCATGGCACACTGTGATTCAAAGGACGTTCTTATTGTTGGTGGCGTCGGTTGCAACAAACGTTTACAGGAGATGATGAAGATTATGTGCTCAGAAAGAGGGGGTAGGCTGTTTGCAACTGATGACCGCTATTGTATAGACAATGGGGCAATGATTGCATATACTGGTTTACTGGCATATGCACATGGCATGACCACTCCCCTTGAGGAGTCGACATTTACACAAAGATTCCGAACTGATGAAGTTCATGCAATTTGGAGAGAGAAGGAGATGCCGGTGCTAAAAAACACCCATTCAGATGCAATTGCTGAAGTTTCTATAGATGAAGCCTCCATGGCGACACCAATCGTTATAGATTACTGA